A region of the Gouania willdenowi chromosome 1, fGouWil2.1, whole genome shotgun sequence genome:
GTatgtggttatttatttatttaattttttaagaatttaactGAATCGGTagcagaaaaaaagattaaactagtttgaaaaatttaatttgacagtttgataaaaacaattgtttttgatattggtatttGAATTACtgtttacttgttctcacacgttagaaaaagaagaagaaaaaataaatacattgtattACATACCATACCTTTAACTTGTAAAAGTGTAATTTGTTAttgatatcacgatatatcacgatCTATATCGTATTAGTTAGTATCAGCGATATATCGTATTGCGACATGCAAATCCTTGAATCATATCGTCAGATTTATGGCAATGCACAACCCTACTCTCTACTACTGACATGGAGTTGGAATGTGGCCCCTGCCTGTGGTCACGAGGGTCACAGATTTGAGGTACGCCTCTATGGtatcaccatggtaacaccAGCTGGGCTCAGGTAGTCCACACCCAGCTCCGCCTCCTAGTCAGTCAGCAGTGAGCCCGGCACCCTGTCACTGTCACAGGCCGGAGCGGCTCCAGCAGGAGGGGGCAGTAGTTCCCACTGTCCGTGTTTGACGGGACACCGACGGACGGAGGACTGAACTGTGAAGCCTGTGAGCCATGGAGAGGAATAGCGTTGCGAGCGTGTACGACTCCGTGCTCGCAGGAAGAGGCTTCGACCTGCAGACATTTATCCGACAACCGCTCACCATCGTCCGGGTACTGAGCTGGGTGAGTCCCGCTGCCCGAGTTTAGTGTTTGGAAGTTTCAGGTTTAAGATGAGACACAAGACTGGGTATAAGTTATATTTATAGCACTGGATGACTTACATACATACAGCAGGTTGATCCAGGCGTCATGTtccacacagcagcagcagcagcagctgtgtgacAGATCCACACCAAAGTGTCATTCTTTCCCGGAAGCCCAACACTCCAACACCTGTCCAGGAACTCCACATTAGGCTATGAGAAAGTGTGGCACACTTCTGACcatctgctctcagaaaaacaTTGTGAGAAAAGTCCCACCAAAAAGAAAACATCTATCTAATTTATTATTGActctatttatcctttaatttaACCAAACTTGTATTTAATCAGGACAGGCAGGAATATAAAACAGTTTTGGCCAATTTATGAGCAGCTAATAATGAACAAACTACttcaaacaatatttaaaagatccaaatacataaattaatctCCTTACTGCTCCCTCCACGATGAAtaataagcaaaaataacttgaaCGCAATTAATTGGTTACTTTGAATTAGAGCCTGACCAATATGGCATCTATAGTTCCCAAAACAAAGTGGTTATCCGTACGTAGACATAAGGGTTAGGAATACGGTaaagggttagttagtccgtaacgtagtttaggaatctaaatattaatagcaaacagaagtactgTCCAATGAGGGGCGTCACGTatgaatatcacaacaattcatAAATACGTAGCATGTCAGTGACGTAGTTTTGGAATCTacgtattaatagcaaacagaagtacaagtacgtagcgtcttagtcACGTGGCCTATCGcttcacctaaactggccaatgaggggcgctacatacggatagaatgtcggtatattgatacggctacGTACGGACAGCCACTGCCTTCTTAAAAAGCTGATATTTGATTTATCTGTCGATAAACGATTAACGTTGGTATAAACAGGACATATACTATGCACTAACACCAATTTTtaaaatacccaaaatatgattcaagacaaaaaagcaaaacacgactaaattaaaataagaaaCTTGCATTACtaacactgtcaacataaggactgtGAAGCCTCCGATAAATGATAAAAGGCAAACttaaacgttaaaaaaaaagttgctcaaagAGTAAACATGGATACTTTTTTATACCGTAAGCAATGAACTAAtgcacattttttaatgattactGCCTATTGAAAAGTAGCAGCTTCTAATGCAGAATGCACAGCACAGAGCAACAGGTTTTCCACATAGAAATAAGTTAATATATCATTATTGTTGACCGGTTAATATGCCGGGCTATTAATCGATGTTCAAGGCTACTTTGTTGACAGACTTGGGGAGTGTCTCTCCTTGCAGCACACTGCGCTTGGTTTGACTATGTCAGTGGTTGATTTAAGAGTGGACTCTGAACTCATTCTGGTTCATGGGTCACATCACATTCAGACCGGTTAGATTTCACACTGGACCACAAAATTCCAAGCATTTCTGCAAAAgaactgtgtatttttatttttattttttttatcattgtttgtAAAATCATGGATCAGGACAACAAATCAAATTTAATGCAGGGCCAAATATGAATGTGTGGACTCATTTGTTTTAACATGTCTTTGACCaactccttcttcttctcatcGATGCAGATTCTTGTCAGTACTTAAAATGTGTCTGTCTGAAAATATGACAGCAGCAGTGTGTGGAACATACAGAAGGCCAAAGCAAAAATAGCACGTTTAAAATGGTCTGAATACACAGCGTGTCCTTGGTTGTGACTCTGGGCGTGTATGTCAGATACTAAGTGTTTCACTGGTAAACAGAAGGTAAGGTTACACCTATCCCTCTTTGAACCTCAGGCAATCTCAGTTGGTAgagattttacttttacttttggtTCAGTTTTTTAATCCAACTGAATATTTTCAATGTGCAGCCGAGGTGAATTTAGCcagatagtaataataaaacaggACAAAGAGGATTATTAATGTTGTGATCCTGTATTTTCCCCATATTATATCAACAGAGCTATTATTTTTGAAAgccaaacaacaaaagaaaccaTGTAAATAATGGTCAGGACTCTCCTACATCACACCATAAGGGCTTTATGCATTATTAAAGCATGTGACATGTAAACTGAGGCTATGATACAATTACAAAGACGCTCCTGTTGTTCCATTCTTGTATGATTCAGAAATATTGCTCAGTCACGGCCTTTCATTGTGaaaatattatacattttaaaacacagaattattttcattttttttttttttttaaatgatttgtaACATGTTTACCCTGCAGGAAAGGatgtgaaaataaaacatatatttataaaaacgtGTCCCGGCCCGATACACAGTAGCTGTCTTGCGTATTGTCTGATAGTGATATCGATTCGACACAGTAGCAGCATTCATTACatcattttacttattttgtattgttaaatgttagaaaaggcttgattaagtgatattactcaaacagagaacaatagtcagcaattgCAGGTTTAAGACAAACTGatgcatttattatttattaaccaataagtttcacacattttaaccttgaaaataagaatattctacaattgaatgaaaTCAATGAAAAGTAATATAGAAGTTTCTAAAATCAACCTGGGAAATGAAAAACAGTCCTATTACATACCTTCTATATCATCAATACATGGAAGTATAAActtgggcacaataatgttaaaattactcgttttcctgccTAAATTCTGCAGCCCATCTTAGATCAAATGGCTCCGTATTTGTCCCCTTAATGAAATGAGTTttacacccctgctctaaatcaTTAAAGGATGTGGTTAACTACACTGACGTGCCATAAAAACCCAACAACCGTCATATTGAAAACTGATATAGTTCTGAAaaataccgcccagccctaatatataatatagtgtAGTGTGTGTCCAGTTGCTTTAGTTTTTTACACTTACTTGTTGCCCATTTTTGAACTTTGAGCTGTGTTATCGCTGTAAAATTCAAGATGACTATGAATATTTTAATCCACATTTTGAACGAgtcaaactttttaaaatttcttAATTGAATTGGGGGTGAAAAGGCTTTTGGTTTAATGCTGTCAATGGGTTTTACTAGCTTCTAAAATTAAGCCCAAAACTGCAATGAAgcaaatacacacatatatgGAACCAGCacacaaatatttgtctttatttctgtacacacacacacctacattTAATCCTCTAGAAACCCACTCTCCGTCCTCGCGTTTGTCCGTGTTCTGTTGCGTCCCAGAGGTCTTGGCTCTGCCAGTAAAACTGTCATGGCTCTGCTTCTCCCCTCCACCAGCTGAACAGACCCTCTCTGTCTTCCCCTGATCTCATTATGAACTTTGTTTGGGAGCCGGTGGCATCCCTGGGCTGGAATCACATGGCAGCCAGCTGCACTTGAAGTTGGTCACATGGTTGGGTTAGTAATGAGAGTAGACAGCTGACAGAAACAGAGCTCCATCATCGTTTTACTGCACACTTTGCATTCATTTACCCAAGTGGTGAATCCAGTTTTTAAATTTCAAGCATGGTTCATAccatatttgtacaaaaaaaatgaaaaggacTAAAATCTAGTGACATTAGGGGCTAAAAAATAAAGAGCCTGTTAGATTTTAACTTTAGTTAGGTCAAGTGCCTTTcattttggtgtaatttggtCAACGGGATTATGGGATTTGAAGTAGTTCATGTCAAAACATTGTAAATCTCAATGACTGTGTGACGTCATCATGTAAATAATCTCAATTAGGCCTGGGCCGACAACAGATTTTGCTggacgatatattgtcccaAAAGTTATTGCCGATAAACGATAttattgtcgtttttttttttttagaccaaatcaatcactaatgtaatgataacttatcataaaaatgcaagtacaccctttcaaatgcaatcaacttgtatttctcattagtatttTAAGAACTTTTAAACAtcgtaaacaaataaaacaaacaaaataaaatggactCTCGGTCTCTGTTAGcaaaaaaatgcactttaataaatatcacaaacaaaaacaataaaatagaccctgtctctgttaagaaaaaaagcacctcaaatgcaaaaccacacacaaccaaagcaataaataaaatggtttatcaagtctctctcaaaaaaacaaaatggcacTTGCAATAGATATTAAACATTGAGGCACAGAGGTATATAGTTGTACATTCCTTAACAGGTTACACTCCAATCCAGTTAGAACCTTTGTAAACAACAATGCTAGCGGCCCCGCCCCCCTTGTTtctttctgtttcattttcattcagtcttaaaTTATACAGACCaaatagtttctagtttactCCATTCATTCTGCTATAGAACAAACATGCTCAGGTGCTGAGGGTGAACCCCCTTATCATCCAGCCTGTTTAGAGGCGAAAGACAAGGAAAACGAAATACTTAGACTtagttgctagccccgctcggcATCGCCGCTTTTGCTATTACCTGGTGGTGGTATACGATTTTAGAAtaattacgctgcaggttcactgagaaattattagaactgactgagttatctgctgtttaatatctGTTGCTAACACTAGCCTCGCCGCCAAATACGTATGCATATGGAAATATACCGAAATATACTTATCGAGTTAATTTTATTTACCATccggttaattgatttatcgatTATTGGCACAGGCCTACTGCCAATCACTTGTTGAATCAAGGTCAGCTAAAAGTGCTGTGGGTTGAAAGTTATGAAGTTGCTCCACCGGGGTACAAAGCCAATGAGTGTCTGTATGGATAAATCATTGATGATACATTTTCCCCTGAGGCTAATGTAAAACCTAAACTAGTTGATGCTTTGAAGGTTGGGATAGGAAGGACATTAGCTGGGAATTGTTTACCTTCTTCTTTTAATTGTGTGAAATGTTCAATGGTGTTACTGGGTAATGGAAAACACAATGTCCTGTGTGATTGCTTTTATGTGTTGACAAATCATTAGAAATGCTGAGAAGCCATTTCTTAACTTGTTCAGCCACCTTTCTGTTTGTTCCCCATCGCAGGTGTTTGCCATCGTAGTGTTTGGCACTATCACAGCAGAAGGATACATCAACCCCTCCAACAGCAAAGATGTCTTGTGCGTCTTCAACCAGAATGCGTCGGCGTGTCAGTACGCCGTCACCATCGGCGTCCTGGGGTTCCTGGCCTGTGTCGCCTTCCTGCTTTTGGATGTTTACGTGCCTTTTATGACCAACATGCAGGAAAAGAAGTATGCTGTTATGGCTGACCTGGGATTTTCAGGTGGGATTATTGATATAATGATTTACAgcaagggttggggtcaattacatttttaaattacaactacgtcttcatttgttcattatcaattacaactCGATTACGATTGCATTGACCGCCATTTTTTCCGATTagaatttaaattacaataattattttCCCCTTTAAGTCAGTTGGAATTGCATTATCAATTACTacagttcaaatacaattactgaacctttaataaataaccccatgttagcatctcttatgataacgggtcagttttgacccatgtctttaGTCAGCTGTAGATAcacttggttaccttgttaggcttccttatccgtaaaaatatttgtattaatattgttgGTGTGGCTGTCTGATGGATAGAGACATAAAGCATTAAGCTGTCCGCAACCTATCCATGACAGGTCctcgacccacttttgggtcccaacccaccagttgagaatggcTGTTTAACATATTTCAATTTCCACAATGGTATAGCAGACAGActcttttctgttttcctgacaTTGCGTTCATTCTTCCTCGCCCTCACGAGCCGATGAGTAGCCGCAGGCTAGAGAGTGACCTCACAGATCctgatgaaaataaacattcatcaGCTGCTCACAGCACACTTCAGTCAGCCATTCTTCAGGGAAAACAAAGGCGTTGTAGTCTGAAATAACagcctgtgtttttttgtttgtttgttttttttgtgcacatGGCAGTGGAAGCGTTTCTATGGTGTTGTCAGGAAGTTAAGTTTTTCAAATCAGGAGCTTTACACTGATGTTtgtggctttgtgtgttttccaggGGTGTGGACCTTCCTGTGGTTTGTGTGCTTCTGCCTGTTGGCCAATCAGTGGAGTTACACTCATGATGTCAGAGGTATCCCTGTGGAAGCTGCACGCGCCACCATAGCTTTCTGCTTCTTCTCCATCGCTACCTGGGTGAGCGGGATGCCCATACTAACTTACCccttgaaatagtttttttttacaacaccaTAAAGTGAAGACAATGATGTCTGGTTACAACTTCTAACTGAAGTGAATGGTAGTTTCTGGTTTCGGATGAACTCCTGTGAAGATCTTAGTGGAAAAGGAGGAGGGAAGCCATTTTTGCAAAGTTTTAACTACATAATTACTTCATTCATCTTTTGTACCCACATGTATTGGGTCTGTTCGACTGTTCACATTATGCACATTcacacattcattcattgaGTTAAAactatcaagatttatatcgtatatcgctattttgaaaaaaaatattgagatatgaatttttgtccATATCGCCCTTGCCATATCGAgagaaaatgatcttgattgaTTAATCTGTGAGGCCTACATTATGTCTTCatctgttaaaaaataatattttccaGCAGCTCTGCGTAACTGAATATATGAAAGCTCTGTTGTCAACATTTGTGCGTTCTCCTGCAGGCAATCCTCACCTACTTTGCTCTGTGTCGATTCCACCGTGGCGGTAATGAAGTGGCCATCCCCACCTACACAGAGACGACGCCCCCGCCACCGGACCAGACAACGCCCTACCCTCCGACATACACACCCACCTCCTACAACCCCACCACCTACACCCCGACCACCTACGCCTACCCCAGCAATGTCCCCGACATGACACCGCAGCCCTCTCTCATGACAAACGTCCCACCCCAGGGAGACTACCAGCCTCCATCCTACTGAGGCACCATCTGAGTCGTGACGTAGAGAAAAACCACACCAACGTGGTTTTACATCAATAAAGGCTTACTGTGCTCTGTGATCTCAGGTGGAGTCGAGGGATGCCGCCACCACGTAGGGTCTGTTATCAGATCTGAAGGCTTCTGGTGGACTGTGAAGACTaatctgacctttgaccttcgTGCTGAGACGCTTTTTTTCTTTACCTCAAACAAACCGTGGATGGAGACGTATATTGTACCACATGAAGGGACAAATgctaacagcagcagcagccaccgTCCGTGCTGGAGCACTGCCATTTTAATGGGTGCATGCGcctgattgtgtttttttttttgttctggatGCATCAACAATTTTGAAAGTTATGAATTAAAATGTTAATTCAAAGCAGATATTGCTTTTTTATGAAgccaaatgtaattttgtgtctgGAGTTTCTCACCCATACAATCATCACTAGAAATGAACTTCATAGAGTTTCCTGAAGATTTTAATTTAGTCTCCTCACTAATTAAAGCCATCAAGACCCTGTGATGTGTTTGAAGTATTAATATCTGTCAGGTTTTACAAGGAAGTGTTGGGCTCTGGTGTTGTCCTTCGGCTTTTCACTCACACCTAACTTCCAGATAAAGAACAGGGAGTAATGTGCAGATAAGATTTTACCAAACGTCCTCAGAGACACAAGTAACTCATTAACCTCGAAACAACGCAGCTTATGTGCAGCTTACGGGGTCTTTTTTCTTAAGTTTTGGTTTGTGGTCAATTACTttcttcagttacaattatgttttcagtgaccagcattttttcaattacaattaaatttctattatttttttatcatcagaaaattaattgcaattatgtttgtaattactaaagttcaattacaatgaattacAAACTTTGAATGAATAGTTTTAGATCCATAATTCTGGTTACACACTCTGAAATCTTTGACACATTAACATATTTTGAGTACACACAAACTCAGGATGACATGAAGCTGTTGCGTTTCCCTTGTCTGAGTGTCTTTGAATGCATCACCAAGCCTTACAGATCAAAGGTTAGCAGTCAGTGATCTAGGTCAACCTAATCATTGAAAAGCGTTGAAGTCTGTGTCCGTTAACGCATTAATGATTATGCATGGGTGCTGAGTCAcccattattaaaaaaaaaaagttgattacaTTAATATACTGGTATTTTCAAACATAGTAtgcaccagggttgggatcaattacatttttcaattacaattacgtttttaatCATGcaatccatgttcaattacgattttacttttattcatatagcgttGTAATGATTGTAtgcgttatttttttgtgtgtacaatgtcATTTTAGCATTTTTGCATTTCAgttttagtgcatttattacaaatatataaaaccTCCTATTATATCTAACTAACCCTGACCTCTTGTTTGACTGTGAAAattcactgacaggtagtgagaaaacttaatataaaacacattttaatacttgttaactacttatgtgtaagccataaacctgttttgcatttacttaaattgtaattgaaagtttttattgaatttccatggtaattacaattagaaagtcACTTATCTTAACTCATCtccaattcaattacgattacaataccaacagatttttaaaattacaattacgtaataattatgccataattgtaatgaattatcaattacgggATTACAAgtataattgaccacaaccctggtgTAAAGCTGCTCGATAAGACCAGGATCAGGATGTGTTGTGGTGGGTGCATTCAATATTCTATCAAGCTATAtgattattgaattattatggGTTTTCTCAGAAAAATGATGAGCTGAATCACATGGAGCATCTTTAAAggtccatctccatttgttctaagaacctcaacaacatagtatttgagctttattttccagagttttagcactctgaaaagtgactaagTAGTTCTGAaaatgggctgttttggggcctacttatgcatatgcatgagtgggcgtgtctgtagacgcaagCCACACACAACAGCAGACCACTAGTGATCAtctttgaaagtgtctatttgtacagctgccgtacggacaacccctggtgctatcgGTATAATTACctaagtacaagtacgtagcgtcttagggttaggttataacccaatatcgcaacaatttttagggttagggtaaggtttagtcttagtcacgtgacctaaactggccaatgactgatcTATTACGTAATCAAAACTGGCCAAATATGATATGGAAACCATATGGATACCAAATttacaaacacagccagacccTCTCCTTCCCACTTACCTCTCTCTGTCGTCCTGTCACCatgtaaaagttggaagccgtccaCTACCAAGTTCGGTGTTAGAGCTGTGAGCTTCTCACGCCAAGTTAGCGCTCGTCCGTCTTTTTGGAAATAGATCTTTCATTCCAAATGCTGACGGAGGAGAGGACAGGCTCATTACTTCTCCTCCTTTGCAGCCCCGTGACATCCCCATAGTTTCCTCCACAGTTCTTGATGGatgtcgggtctcgctgcataggccaTAGGCTGgcgtagcattagcacagagtgctaacagctgctgggtgtaaacaatggggccgtggctccaagcagtgactcctgacacaagcagcagaaaaagtattgcagtttgcatttacaccTATGACAATAATGTATAGTGcatatattaaaccgcagtgtttgttttagctgtaagatattttgagagggaggagctcacattcctATAAGGTAGGAAAGGAGGCGTGTCCATGGTAGGAGGAGAGAGGATTGTCAAGAGGAGGAGTTTCCTGTAGGTGACGTCAGGAATGGGTGAAAATCCAACTTGGATGTGAAAcaacaagggagggagaaaacaaaactttttcaactcaggccctctgaatgaggctaaagggatgtagaTCACAGTAGTAAAacctttaaaagtgttttttttcatcatacctcataacctttaaagggcccatgttaaggtCAATCGACTtgtctttaaacatgataaaagtgctattagggcttcatacacatttccaaagtgtttttttcattgattccctcaatcattagttaaagggtgatttgctcctttcttactccAGGGCGatcccaaacacctcgctccaatttaatgacgtgttcccactttgatgacgaatttgacacggcagagctggagaagccacgcctccagttAGCTCTCTGCCGTGTTTGACATGttaacagacacgcccacgaaggtgagcatttcagcgtccttcacgcagtgctatgtatgtattttctacagtctatgtatgtaccagtgaacgccccgcccccacgctgtctcgtgtttataaagcagcatgcgctcagctacggagtgggtgggaggagggcgggccgtcctctggccctacgtcaccatgcggagaggaggaagtcagtgtcccgtctatagacacgcccactcatgaatatgcataagtaggccgcaaatcaacctgtttttgtagagttgctcagaaagtgacttttcagaggcgaaaattctggaaaacaggcgagtttggaaaatactatgtttttgaggttcttGGAACAAACGGAGaggggtgaaaaatagcataacatgGGACCTTTACGATCTGTGGTTACTGAGATTTTATGATTTTCTAGTCATTCTGGTGCCAGACACCACAGCACACTCTTTATGACCTCTATTCATCAACAGCTCAAAGCTGTT
Encoded here:
- the syngr2b gene encoding synaptogyrin-2b, which codes for MERNSVASVYDSVLAGRGFDLQTFIRQPLTIVRVLSWVFAIVVFGTITAEGYINPSNSKDVLCVFNQNASACQYAVTIGVLGFLACVAFLLLDVYVPFMTNMQEKKYAVMADLGFSGVWTFLWFVCFCLLANQWSYTHDVRGIPVEAARATIAFCFFSIATWAILTYFALCRFHRGGNEVAIPTYTETTPPPPDQTTPYPPTYTPTSYNPTTYTPTTYAYPSNVPDMTPQPSLMTNVPPQGDYQPPSY